One genomic segment of Terriglobia bacterium includes these proteins:
- a CDS encoding patatin-like phospholipase family protein — MPDIKPPGPATEPKFADAVFEGGGVKGIGLVGALSCCESEKGYSWKNVAGTSAGAITAALVAADYNAAEIKAELDRLMREASPDGAVGYERFKDKSLLDQVPLLGPVMSLGFEKGIYEGKFFEEWLRGLLEKKNKRTFSDLINPGHEQDPKNSPYRYRLRVVASDITRRRMLVLPQDIADYEDFGGDPDKLEIARAVRMSMSIPFFFEPVELTSRDEKFPRTEEERAAETAQGKPIPFSARQRRCYIVDGGVLSNFPVDLFDAPPDRLPRWPTFGFKLVGPNDDRPNRIGGPLTLFAALFTTMMEAHDQRHMDEETAVRTIKIRTEQVKTTEFDLKPADSDALYERGGQGAKEFFECWDAMGGFAGYVAKYRRPGS; from the coding sequence ATGCCGGATATAAAACCCCCAGGTCCTGCTACTGAACCCAAATTTGCGGATGCGGTCTTTGAAGGAGGCGGGGTCAAAGGCATTGGGCTGGTCGGAGCCCTGTCCTGCTGCGAATCGGAAAAAGGTTACTCGTGGAAGAACGTAGCGGGAACTTCAGCCGGAGCGATTACTGCTGCGCTGGTCGCGGCCGATTATAACGCGGCCGAAATCAAAGCCGAACTCGACCGCCTCATGCGGGAGGCATCTCCCGATGGGGCCGTGGGCTATGAACGGTTCAAGGATAAGAGCCTGCTGGACCAGGTTCCGCTGCTGGGGCCGGTCATGAGCCTCGGCTTCGAAAAGGGGATCTATGAAGGGAAGTTCTTTGAGGAGTGGTTGCGTGGGCTCCTGGAGAAGAAGAACAAGCGCACCTTTTCGGACCTGATTAATCCCGGCCATGAGCAGGATCCCAAGAACAGCCCCTATCGCTATCGCCTGAGGGTGGTTGCTTCCGATATCACGCGGCGGCGAATGTTGGTGCTCCCACAAGACATCGCTGATTATGAGGACTTCGGCGGCGACCCGGACAAGCTGGAGATTGCCCGGGCCGTCCGAATGTCGATGAGTATTCCTTTCTTCTTCGAGCCGGTTGAATTGACCTCCCGCGACGAGAAGTTTCCACGCACTGAGGAAGAGCGGGCCGCAGAGACTGCCCAGGGCAAGCCCATCCCCTTCAGTGCCAGGCAGCGTCGCTGCTATATCGTCGATGGCGGCGTGCTGAGTAATTTTCCGGTCGATCTGTTCGATGCGCCGCCCGATCGGCTTCCCCGATGGCCGACCTTTGGCTTCAAGCTGGTCGGCCCCAACGATGACCGCCCCAACCGCATCGGGGGCCCCCTGACGTTATTCGCGGCCCTCTTCACTACCATGATGGAAGCGCATGATCAACGCCATATGGATGAAGAAACTGCGGTGCGCACTATCAAGATCCGCACTGAACAGGTCAAGACTACCGAATTTGATTTGAAGCCTGCCGACAGCGATGCCCTGTATGAACGGGGGGGACAAGGCGCAAAGGAGTTTTTTGAGTGCTGGGACGCCATGGGGGGCTTCGCGGGATACGTGGCGAAGTATCGACGGCCGGGTTCGTAG
- a CDS encoding VOC family protein: protein MASKVKPIPEGYHTFTPHLITKDAPRALEFYKKAFGATELMRHLGPQGKVMHAEIRIGNSIIMLADEFPEMGALSPESVGGCPVTFYVYVEDVDAMFTQAITAGAKEKEPVKVEFYGDRRGGVTDPFGYVWYIATHVEDVSAEELARRSAARGQ from the coding sequence ATGGCAAGTAAAGTCAAACCGATCCCCGAGGGCTATCACACCTTCACACCCCACTTGATCACCAAGGACGCTCCCCGAGCGCTGGAATTTTATAAGAAGGCTTTTGGAGCGACCGAGTTGATGCGCCACTTGGGTCCCCAAGGTAAGGTCATGCATGCTGAGATCAGGATTGGAAATTCGATTATCATGCTGGCCGATGAGTTTCCGGAAATGGGGGCGCTGAGTCCGGAGTCGGTGGGCGGATGTCCCGTGACTTTTTATGTTTATGTGGAAGATGTGGACGCGATGTTCACTCAAGCCATCACCGCCGGGGCCAAAGAGAAGGAACCCGTCAAAGTAGAGTTCTACGGGGACCGACGCGGGGGCGTGACGGATCCCTTTGGATACGTTTGGTACATTGCTACGCATGTGGAGGACGTTTCCGCAGAGGAGCTGGCGAGGCGTTCTGCGGCACGCGGCCAGTGA
- a CDS encoding helix-turn-helix domain-containing protein: MAFQTYIPRAPLAYFVKWMWLSQGDPPSHRRERVLPNGTMQLLISLQEKTLRVYDRQKINQFQSFPASVVVGMQSEYSIIDTAPQASMIGVAFKPGGASPFFKCPANELQEAHVPLESLWGAGASDLRDRLQEAQTPADKFRILEQFLIHRVVRPLELHPAVIYALSEFQGVARLRTISQVVDQMGFSARRFIQLFHESVGLTPKLFCRIFRFQEVLRILSDGHEIDWAEIALNCGYFDQAHFIHDFRSFSGIHPTAYLAHRSEHVNHVPFF; the protein is encoded by the coding sequence ATGGCCTTTCAGACTTACATTCCGCGAGCGCCGCTCGCGTACTTTGTGAAATGGATGTGGCTTTCACAGGGCGATCCTCCCTCGCACCGGCGCGAGCGCGTCCTTCCCAATGGAACGATGCAACTGCTGATCAGTCTCCAAGAGAAGACCTTGCGCGTGTATGACCGGCAGAAAATAAATCAATTCCAGAGCTTTCCCGCATCCGTGGTGGTTGGCATGCAATCGGAATATTCGATCATCGACACGGCCCCGCAAGCGTCGATGATCGGGGTGGCCTTCAAGCCCGGAGGGGCTTCCCCGTTCTTCAAATGCCCTGCCAATGAACTTCAAGAGGCGCACGTCCCTCTGGAATCACTCTGGGGAGCAGGTGCCAGTGATCTGCGTGATCGGTTGCAGGAAGCTCAAACGCCGGCGGACAAATTTCGAATTTTGGAGCAGTTCTTGATCCATCGCGTCGTTCGCCCGCTGGAACTCCATCCCGCGGTAATTTATGCACTCAGTGAATTCCAGGGGGTCGCGCGTTTAAGAACTATTTCCCAGGTGGTTGATCAAATGGGTTTCAGCGCCCGGCGCTTCATCCAGCTTTTCCATGAATCCGTCGGACTGACCCCAAAACTGTTTTGCCGGATTTTCCGTTTTCAGGAAGTCCTGCGCATCCTCAGCGACGGGCATGAAATCGATTGGGCGGAGATCGCGTTGAATTGCGGCTACTTCGATCAGGCCCATTTCATCCATGATTTCCGAAGTTTTTCCGGAATCCACCCGACCGCCTACCTCGCCCATCGAAGCGAGCATGTCAACCATGTCCCTTTTTTCTGA
- the nadB gene encoding L-aspartate oxidase — MMTLRMKSCELEKTDFLIVGSGVAAMRCALALADSGSVLMLTKQCSVAQPSKHSDGVIAIASSDEEEIRLHYEDTLCAGEGLCKTEAVKVLVEEGPRYMEELVSWGASFERHAGRVLSPKPGAEPRSYVFKGRSQSTTNEILETLNRRIAGLPNVKVLKNTAAEDLIIKNGSVVGAHYCDLKTGRQHTVSARAVFAGTGGMGQLYPETTNTELSTGDGLAIAFRAGAELSDMEFIQFHPTVLNLKNAPRVLLPESLRAEGAYLRNADLERFMHHYHPQEELAPRDVVSRAILMEMVKTQSSYVYLDCTHLDGEILKRRFPAVYEMFLEFNIDISENMIPIHPAAHYCIGGIKIDTQGRTSLRGLYAAGEASCSGVHGSNRLSSNSLLESLVFGARAGEAMRGENPPPPVPMHSNGHSEKAASSGKGHVLAEELVGRLKKVMWQFVGVIRSGLSLRHALKELEECEAHARPCDSTPHALRLRNLLSVASVVTASALAREESRGAHYREDFPLRKDARFLKHSSISKNHAVCFTE, encoded by the coding sequence ATGATGACCTTGCGTATGAAGTCCTGCGAGTTGGAGAAAACAGATTTCTTGATTGTGGGGAGCGGGGTCGCCGCCATGCGGTGCGCCCTCGCGCTCGCCGACTCGGGAAGTGTCCTGATGCTGACGAAGCAGTGTTCCGTCGCGCAACCCTCCAAGCACTCGGACGGGGTGATCGCCATCGCCTCCAGCGACGAGGAGGAGATCCGGCTTCATTATGAAGACACCCTCTGTGCGGGAGAGGGGCTGTGCAAGACCGAGGCGGTGAAAGTGCTTGTGGAGGAGGGTCCTCGCTACATGGAGGAATTGGTCTCTTGGGGTGCCTCCTTCGAGCGCCACGCCGGAAGGGTTCTATCGCCCAAGCCCGGGGCCGAGCCAAGATCATACGTATTCAAGGGACGTTCTCAGAGCACAACGAACGAAATACTCGAGACCCTGAACCGTCGGATCGCCGGTCTTCCGAACGTCAAAGTTCTAAAGAACACGGCGGCAGAAGATTTGATCATCAAGAATGGCTCGGTAGTGGGGGCGCATTACTGCGATCTCAAAACGGGTCGTCAACATACGGTCTCTGCCCGCGCAGTGTTTGCAGGAACGGGCGGAATGGGCCAACTCTATCCCGAAACCACGAATACGGAGCTTTCGACCGGCGATGGACTGGCCATTGCATTCCGCGCCGGGGCGGAACTGAGCGACATGGAGTTCATCCAGTTCCATCCCACGGTGCTTAACCTGAAGAACGCTCCCCGCGTTTTACTGCCGGAGTCCTTGCGCGCAGAAGGGGCCTATCTTCGCAATGCCGATTTAGAGCGGTTTATGCACCACTATCATCCCCAGGAAGAACTGGCCCCGCGCGACGTGGTGAGCCGGGCCATCCTGATGGAGATGGTCAAGACCCAAAGCAGCTACGTTTATCTGGATTGCACCCATCTCGATGGGGAAATTCTGAAGCGTCGATTTCCCGCCGTGTACGAGATGTTCCTCGAATTCAATATCGATATTTCGGAAAACATGATTCCGATCCATCCCGCTGCTCATTACTGCATCGGAGGCATCAAGATCGATACTCAGGGGAGAACCTCCCTGCGGGGTCTTTACGCCGCGGGTGAGGCATCCTGTTCAGGCGTCCACGGCTCCAATCGCCTGTCCTCAAATTCGCTTCTTGAGAGTCTCGTGTTCGGTGCCCGGGCGGGCGAGGCGATGCGCGGAGAAAACCCTCCTCCTCCGGTCCCGATGCACTCCAACGGTCATTCCGAAAAGGCCGCTTCAAGCGGGAAAGGACACGTCCTGGCGGAGGAACTGGTCGGACGGTTGAAGAAGGTGATGTGGCAATTTGTCGGGGTCATCCGCTCAGGGCTGAGTCTCAGGCATGCTCTCAAGGAACTCGAAGAGTGCGAGGCCCACGCCCGCCCCTGCGACAGCACCCCCCACGCCTTACGGCTCCGCAATCTGCTCTCCGTGGCCAGCGTCGTCACGGCCTCGGCCCTGGCGCGAGAAGAGAGCCGCGGGGCCCACTATCGCGAAGACTTTCCACTCCGAAAGGATGCCAGGTTCTTAAAACACTCCAGCATTTCGAAGAACCACGCGGTCTGCTTCACTGAATGA
- the ubiE gene encoding bifunctional demethylmenaquinone methyltransferase/2-methoxy-6-polyprenyl-1,4-benzoquinol methylase UbiE → MKTATSRGSQARKAENVRAMFGAIAPRYDLANHVLSLNFDRRWRRFAVRQIVARLNRRDFDALDLACGTGDLTAALGAATSGRVVGLDFCHPMLVIGAHKLARQNHRSRIALYEADALNLPLREASFDAVTIAFGLRNLENYEDGLSEMCRALRPGGVLAVLEFSRPRMPGFRHLYQVYFSKVLPWLGAQLSGVKGPYDYLPDSVSKFPTREELRALMEKIGFVNVVFFNLTGGIAALHLGTKA, encoded by the coding sequence ATGAAGACCGCCACCTCCCGAGGCAGTCAGGCAAGAAAAGCAGAAAATGTGCGCGCCATGTTTGGGGCCATTGCACCTCGCTATGACCTGGCCAATCACGTGCTTTCGCTTAATTTTGACCGGCGGTGGCGTCGATTTGCAGTTCGACAAATTGTGGCGCGCCTCAATCGCCGCGACTTCGATGCGCTTGATCTTGCCTGTGGAACGGGAGACCTCACTGCCGCCCTGGGCGCGGCCACCTCCGGGCGGGTCGTGGGACTGGATTTCTGTCATCCCATGCTGGTGATCGGCGCCCACAAACTGGCCCGGCAGAATCATCGTTCCCGGATTGCTCTATATGAAGCCGACGCCCTGAATTTGCCCCTTCGGGAGGCAAGCTTTGATGCGGTCACCATCGCTTTCGGATTGAGGAATCTGGAAAACTATGAGGACGGGTTGTCGGAGATGTGCCGAGCCCTGCGGCCCGGCGGAGTCCTGGCGGTTTTGGAATTCTCCAGGCCCCGCATGCCGGGGTTTCGACATCTGTACCAGGTCTACTTCTCGAAGGTGCTGCCCTGGCTGGGGGCGCAGCTGAGCGGGGTGAAAGGACCCTACGACTACCTTCCGGATTCCGTATCGAAGTTTCCGACCCGGGAGGAACTCAGAGCGCTGATGGAAAAGATTGGCTTTGTCAATGTCGTCTTCTTCAATTTGACCGGCGGCATTGCGGCGCTGCATTTGGGAACGAAGGCGTAA
- the aroB gene encoding 3-dehydroquinate synthase yields MIEIQVPIATRRYSIILGRGEATENPALKSLVKSSTKVFLITNRTIWGKYSQRVRSKGSILASAVPLLIPDGERFKNMRWYQWLCRELVRRGADRKSLIVALGGGVVGDLAGFVASSVLRGLPLAQIPTSLLAQIDSSIGGKTAVNLPEGKNMVGAFYQPALVVTDPLFLKTLPPRELRAGLYEAIKYGVIEDRELFAFIESRIEDLLQCDLKALETVIRHCAFAKAAIVGKDERESGIRKTLNFGHTLGHALEAGTSYRRFKHGEAVAWGMLMATRLAEKLSLMSPADSRRVVACIGAAGPLPRISDLAADTIFKHMRHDKKAIAGKLQLVLPTEIGSVKVVEGVDAKMIRGAYREIQNESLRDDGAWSQVRNSRPIGFVEVSPVSQGERKNSRRRSL; encoded by the coding sequence ATGATTGAAATTCAAGTCCCAATCGCCACGCGCCGGTATTCCATTATCCTGGGACGAGGCGAAGCGACTGAGAATCCCGCATTGAAGAGCCTTGTCAAGTCGAGCACCAAGGTGTTCCTGATCACCAACCGCACGATCTGGGGCAAGTACTCGCAGCGGGTCCGCTCCAAAGGCAGCATCCTGGCTTCGGCTGTTCCCCTGCTGATCCCGGACGGGGAGCGTTTCAAGAATATGCGATGGTACCAGTGGCTCTGCCGGGAACTCGTCCGCCGGGGAGCAGACCGCAAGTCCCTGATCGTGGCGCTGGGCGGGGGCGTGGTGGGAGACCTGGCCGGATTTGTGGCCTCCTCTGTTTTGAGGGGGCTGCCACTGGCTCAGATCCCAACCTCGCTGCTGGCGCAGATCGACAGTTCCATCGGCGGAAAGACTGCCGTGAATTTGCCTGAAGGAAAGAACATGGTCGGGGCTTTTTACCAGCCTGCTCTGGTGGTCACCGATCCGCTGTTTTTGAAAACCCTGCCTCCTCGAGAGCTTCGGGCAGGCCTTTATGAGGCCATTAAGTATGGCGTGATTGAGGACCGGGAGCTGTTTGCATTCATCGAATCCCGGATTGAAGATCTGCTGCAATGCGATCTGAAAGCACTCGAGACGGTTATCCGCCATTGTGCGTTTGCCAAGGCCGCGATCGTGGGGAAGGACGAGCGGGAATCCGGAATTCGCAAGACCCTGAATTTCGGGCACACCCTTGGGCACGCCCTGGAGGCCGGAACCTCCTACCGGCGGTTCAAACATGGAGAAGCGGTGGCGTGGGGCATGCTCATGGCAACGCGCCTGGCGGAAAAGCTCTCGTTGATGTCCCCGGCTGATTCCAGGCGCGTGGTCGCGTGCATCGGCGCGGCCGGCCCATTGCCAAGAATTTCGGACCTCGCCGCGGATACAATTTTCAAACATATGCGGCACGACAAGAAGGCGATTGCAGGTAAACTTCAATTGGTTCTCCCCACGGAGATCGGTTCCGTAAAGGTCGTCGAGGGGGTTGACGCCAAAATGATCCGCGGGGCGTACCGCGAGATTCAAAACGAAAGCCTGCGAGACGATGGAGCCTGGAGCCAGGTGAGGAATTCCCGGCCCATCGGTTTCGTCGAGGTGAGCCCGGTTAGCCAAGGCGAGCGGAAAAACAGCCGTCGACGATCCTTATGA
- a CDS encoding LysM peptidoglycan-binding domain-containing protein, producing MVSFKRAATPAKFLLLLCLAWVFASCDSTSARKKPIVSPPVITVPSPLLSKLPVPNRYPLPADLAPEPFDAAKKIIEQAEADFRQGEDDYHQGHLDRAKRSFDRAVDVMLQSSLPLHSDERLEKEFDSLIDRIHAYEVIALKEGDGFTTQKYEPAPSDEILDIETFPSRIDEKLKATAEKELTEVSHDLPITVNERVLNFLDYFARGRGRGAMENGLRRVGAFRPMIDRVLRETGVPKDLIYLAQVESGYQPLALSNKKAKGIWQFVPFRGAEYGLVQNWWVDERQDPEKSTRAAAQHLKDLYEEYEDWYLAMAAYNCGPGNVQKAIERSGYADFWQMVAHHVLPLQTENYVPAILAVTIIAKNPEKYGFNVEPLPPRVTERVTVSTPTDLRLIAETIDTSVENLQILNPQLLRMTTPPNEPDFQLNLPPGTKEKFTQEIAVIPEDKRVLWRRHRVGPGETLSTIASRYRTTVSAIAQVNQLTQGSKLEEGTKIIIPAASSGTKTTVVKHRVERGETLGMIAARYDVTQSQLRKWNRLGLNSRIRPGQRLTVRMAAEDIPSRVAGTPRGQIKTSAASAPRKAVSSKRSGTVVHSVRPGETLFSIAQNYNTTVESLKQINGIRNVRQLRVGDRIRITVVQ from the coding sequence ATGGTTTCATTCAAGAGAGCGGCGACACCGGCCAAATTTCTTCTCCTCCTTTGTCTGGCGTGGGTTTTCGCCTCCTGCGACAGCACGAGTGCCCGAAAGAAACCGATCGTCAGTCCGCCCGTAATCACCGTTCCCTCTCCCCTGCTCTCAAAACTCCCGGTGCCAAACAGGTATCCCCTCCCGGCAGACCTGGCTCCCGAACCCTTCGACGCCGCTAAAAAGATCATAGAGCAGGCGGAGGCGGACTTCCGGCAAGGAGAAGACGATTACCATCAGGGCCATCTGGATCGTGCCAAGAGGTCGTTCGACCGTGCAGTGGACGTGATGTTGCAATCCTCTCTTCCATTACATTCGGACGAACGGCTTGAGAAAGAGTTCGACAGCCTGATTGACCGCATTCATGCCTACGAGGTCATCGCCCTCAAGGAAGGCGATGGATTTACGACTCAGAAATATGAACCGGCCCCCTCGGATGAAATCCTGGACATCGAAACCTTCCCCTCGAGAATTGATGAAAAACTCAAAGCGACGGCCGAAAAGGAATTGACCGAGGTCTCCCACGACCTTCCCATCACGGTCAACGAGCGCGTCTTGAATTTTCTTGATTACTTCGCGCGTGGACGGGGGCGCGGGGCGATGGAAAACGGGCTGCGTCGGGTGGGCGCCTTCCGGCCGATGATTGACCGAGTTCTCCGCGAAACGGGGGTTCCGAAGGACCTTATCTATCTGGCTCAAGTGGAGAGCGGATACCAGCCGCTGGCATTGTCCAATAAGAAAGCCAAGGGGATCTGGCAATTCGTGCCCTTCCGGGGCGCAGAGTATGGGCTCGTGCAGAATTGGTGGGTCGACGAACGCCAGGATCCGGAAAAATCGACCCGGGCCGCCGCGCAGCATTTGAAAGACCTGTATGAGGAGTACGAAGATTGGTATCTGGCCATGGCGGCTTATAACTGCGGTCCGGGCAATGTCCAAAAGGCCATCGAGCGCTCCGGTTATGCCGATTTTTGGCAGATGGTCGCTCACCATGTGTTGCCCCTTCAAACAGAGAACTATGTTCCTGCCATCCTGGCAGTCACCATTATTGCCAAGAACCCGGAAAAGTACGGATTCAACGTGGAGCCTTTGCCCCCACGGGTGACCGAGCGGGTGACCGTATCAACCCCTACAGATCTGCGGCTGATCGCGGAAACGATCGATACCTCCGTGGAAAATCTCCAGATTTTGAATCCCCAACTTCTTCGGATGACGACCCCTCCCAACGAGCCGGATTTTCAACTCAATCTCCCCCCCGGAACAAAAGAAAAATTCACCCAGGAAATTGCCGTGATCCCGGAGGACAAACGCGTGCTTTGGCGTCGACACCGCGTCGGCCCGGGAGAGACGCTCTCCACGATAGCAAGCAGGTACCGCACCACGGTGAGCGCCATCGCGCAAGTCAACCAGTTAACCCAGGGATCCAAGTTGGAAGAAGGGACTAAGATTATCATCCCCGCCGCCTCCTCAGGCACGAAAACCACGGTGGTCAAACACCGTGTGGAGCGGGGGGAGACGCTTGGAATGATTGCGGCAAGATACGACGTGACGCAGAGCCAGCTTCGGAAGTGGAACCGGCTCGGATTGAACTCCAGGATCCGTCCCGGCCAGCGACTGACAGTTCGAATGGCGGCTGAGGACATTCCAAGCCGGGTCGCCGGCACACCAAGAGGACAGATAAAGACGTCCGCTGCGAGCGCCCCCCGAAAAGCTGTTTCCTCGAAGCGGTCCGGGACGGTAGTTCACAGTGTCCGGCCGGGAGAAACGCTCTTTTCCATCGCCCAGAACTACAACACCACAGTGGAGTCCTTGAAACAAATCAACGGAATCCGAAATGTCCGGCAGCTCCGGGTCGGAGACAGGATCCGGATTACCGTGGTTCAATGA
- a CDS encoding YifB family Mg chelatase-like AAA ATPase: MLFKTLSAAVFGIDAYLVEVEVDISAGKGDYITVGLPDPAVKESRERIKSAIKNCGLDFPFQNITVNLAPADVRKEGSAFDLPIAIGILGTNGILQQKNIDQYLFLGELSLDGGLRPIKGALSIAVRARGSQVKYLVLPETNAREAAVVDGIEVYAMKSLPDVLDLVNATRVFEPTRIDKEAMLTEASQYSVDFRDVKGQYYAKRAMEVATAGGHNILMIGPPGSGKTMLAKRIPTILPPMTFEEAIETTKIHSVSGLLLPCHGLVGTRPFRSPHHTISDAGLIGGGIIPHPGEVSLAHHGVLFLDELPEFQRNVLEVMRQPMEDGQVTISRASMSLTFPARFMLAAAMNPCPCGHFNDPTRECNCTPPQIQRYISRVSGPLLDRIDIHIDVPAVKYKDLASKETTESSAAIRERVACTRRIQQGRFGSEKIYSNAQMTPRLIRKYCVIDEACHRLLENAITKMGLSARAFDRILKVARTIADLEQCEHIGAPHISEAIQYRSLDRNYWA; the protein is encoded by the coding sequence ATGCTATTCAAAACCTTGAGTGCGGCCGTATTCGGAATTGATGCGTACCTGGTCGAAGTTGAAGTCGATATCTCTGCCGGCAAAGGCGACTACATCACGGTGGGCCTGCCTGACCCCGCGGTTAAGGAAAGCCGGGAGCGGATCAAGTCGGCGATCAAGAATTGCGGGCTTGACTTCCCTTTCCAAAACATCACCGTCAACCTGGCGCCGGCGGATGTGCGAAAGGAAGGGTCGGCCTTTGACCTGCCGATCGCCATTGGCATTCTCGGTACAAACGGAATCCTTCAGCAGAAGAACATCGACCAGTACCTTTTTCTCGGCGAACTCTCCCTTGATGGGGGTCTGCGGCCGATCAAGGGGGCCTTGTCGATTGCAGTCCGGGCCAGGGGATCACAAGTCAAATATCTGGTCCTGCCGGAGACAAACGCCCGTGAGGCTGCGGTGGTGGATGGGATCGAAGTCTACGCCATGAAGAGCCTGCCGGACGTCCTTGACCTCGTGAATGCCACAAGGGTCTTCGAGCCAACCCGCATTGACAAGGAAGCCATGCTCACCGAGGCGTCCCAATACAGCGTCGATTTCCGAGACGTCAAGGGCCAGTATTATGCAAAGCGGGCCATGGAGGTCGCGACGGCAGGCGGACACAACATCCTGATGATTGGTCCCCCGGGATCCGGAAAGACCATGCTGGCGAAACGGATTCCGACGATTCTGCCGCCCATGACCTTTGAGGAAGCCATTGAGACCACCAAGATTCACAGCGTCAGCGGCCTGCTTCTCCCCTGTCATGGACTGGTCGGTACGCGCCCCTTCCGCTCCCCCCACCACACCATCTCGGATGCCGGTTTGATTGGCGGTGGGATCATCCCGCATCCCGGCGAGGTCTCGCTCGCCCATCATGGGGTGTTGTTCCTGGATGAATTGCCGGAATTTCAACGAAACGTCCTGGAGGTCATGCGCCAGCCCATGGAGGACGGTCAGGTGACGATTTCTCGCGCCTCTATGTCGCTGACCTTTCCCGCGCGCTTCATGCTGGCCGCTGCCATGAACCCCTGCCCCTGCGGCCATTTCAACGATCCCACGCGGGAGTGCAATTGCACGCCCCCGCAGATTCAGCGCTATATCTCGCGGGTGTCGGGTCCGCTGCTCGACCGCATCGACATTCACATCGATGTCCCCGCCGTCAAATACAAAGACCTCGCCTCGAAGGAAACCACGGAGAGCTCCGCTGCCATTCGCGAACGGGTGGCATGCACGCGGCGCATCCAGCAGGGGCGCTTTGGAAGTGAGAAGATCTATTCCAATGCCCAGATGACTCCCCGGCTGATCCGGAAGTATTGCGTCATCGACGAGGCCTGCCATCGGCTCCTTGAAAACGCCATCACCAAGATGGGTCTGAGCGCCCGCGCATTCGACCGCATTCTCAAAGTCGCTCGCACGATCGCCGACCTGGAACAGTGCGAGCACATCGGGGCCCCCCATATCAGCGAAGCCATTCAATACCGGAGTCTGGACAGGAATTACTGGGCGTAG